The Levilactobacillus namurensis genomic interval TAATCCCATGAGTTATCCCTCCTTTACTTGTAGGCGTTGGCTCGGTCGCCTTTGAGCTTATCTACCGAGTCAGTTTCGTTTTGGTTCCCACCTTGGCCACCCAACGTGTGAGTGAACCCTTTCTTATCTGCCAAGGAAACCGCAGAATCGTAGAATGCATTGATATAGTCGTCAGACTTATCCTTTTCATCAAAGGAATCATTGGTGGTCTTGATGGCAGCCACCTTAACTTCCCGGTCAGTCTTTCCCTTGAAGTCGAAGCTATCACCGACGAAACGGGCCGCACTAGTCTGTAATGCAAGCCGCGCATCAATACGCTTGTCTAAGGCGTCTTGATCAAGTTGCTTATCTTGAGCATCCTTAAGCTGAGTCTTCAAGGCATCCCGTTCGCCCTTGAGTGAGTCGGCTTCCTTCTTAGAGCTTGCCGCTTCGTCATTCGCCCCGTTCAGTTGCTTCTTTAGCTTTGCAAGTTCAGCCTCTTTAGCAGCCACTTGCTTCTTTAAGTCGTCGTGGGCATCTGCAACATGCTGGTCCACTTCGAACTGTTGGCTGTCGATAATCAAATTAGCCATGTGTTTTCCTCCTGTATTCGTGTTGTTATCGCCCATAACAAAAACCGCACTGTCATGGATTGAAATTCCATGACCTGCGCGGCCTCTATCTACGATAGCAATGTGATTTATCTTGATATTACGCTGAGCGGCGTCATACTGGGCTCCGCCGTACTCTCCGGATTCTGTAGGAACGTCAGCATTGAAGCCAATTGAAAGTTCCCGCTTACCCGACTTAACCTGAGCAATCATGTCTGGGTCCGTAATGGTTGCCCCAACTACCAGCTTATTGTCTTCAACGTGGGCGTCACTGTCGGTCATCCCTACAGATAATGCCTTGAAGTTCCGCACATCAACACCCACGTTTGGGTGGTCATTAGTCAATGGCTTATTGTTGGCAGATTCGATGGTCTCCTTAGAAAATACCTCATCCGGAAGCTTTGCCACTTGGGAGACACTTCCACCATTACGCATATACGGGAAGACTCCGGGACGCGTAATCGGAAACTCCCCGTGTAAATAACCTTCGGGCGTTTCAGTATACTTGCCAAGCTCAGCACGATCATAGAATTTCATGCAATCACCTCCTATGGCAATTGCAGAACCTTACCGGGCTTAACCGAATAGTCCTTCAAGCCATTAATTTGTACAAGTGTGTCCAGTGAAATACCAGCATCAGTGGCAACCCGCCATAGCTTGTCGCCTTCTTTTAAGGTCACGGTCTTGGCCGTACCCTTAGGCTTAGTTGCTGGTGCTGCTGGTGTCGTACTCGAAGCATACATGCTAGTAACAGTTTTAGAGCTAGGTGCTGCAGAGCTTGGCGTACTTGCGGCACTAGATGAATTTGTATCTGCCATACTTTCACCTCCCTTCGTTTCGTTATTCTTCTGAGTCATCTAATTCGTCATCAAAAACTGGATCACCAGTACAACGGCACCCATAATCTTCTCCGGGTAGCAAGTCAGCCGTGTCGTAGTTGTAGATAATGCCTTCACGTGCCACATGACTGGCACGTTCACGCTCGTCCATCATTCCACGCCATTGAAAGTGGTTAATTCCAGCTGCTTGGTGCCTAGTACGGGTCATCTGACTGTAGATGGTCCCGGACTGGTCCCGGGCAATGAAAGCGGCGCGATTGCGACTCACCTTGCCTTGGTGACGGATTGCTTCCGCCATCTCACCATAAGACTGCCCTTTTGTGACGCCGCGGTAGATA includes:
- a CDS encoding DUF2213 domain-containing protein, which produces MKFYDRAELGKYTETPEGYLHGEFPITRPGVFPYMRNGGSVSQVAKLPDEVFSKETIESANNKPLTNDHPNVGVDVRNFKALSVGMTDSDAHVEDNKLVVGATITDPDMIAQVKSGKRELSIGFNADVPTESGEYGGAQYDAAQRNIKINHIAIVDRGRAGHGISIHDSAVFVMGDNNTNTGGKHMANLIIDSQQFEVDQHVADAHDDLKKQVAAKEAELAKLKKQLNGANDEAASSKKEADSLKGERDALKTQLKDAQDKQLDQDALDKRIDARLALQTSAARFVGDSFDFKGKTDREVKVAAIKTTNDSFDEKDKSDDYINAFYDSAVSLADKKGFTHTLGGQGGNQNETDSVDKLKGDRANAYK
- a CDS encoding LysM peptidoglycan-binding domain-containing protein, translated to MADTNSSSAASTPSSAAPSSKTVTSMYASSTTPAAPATKPKGTAKTVTLKEGDKLWRVATDAGISLDTLVQINGLKDYSVKPGKVLQLP